One window of the Nicotiana tabacum cultivar K326 chromosome 4, ASM71507v2, whole genome shotgun sequence genome contains the following:
- the LOC107802651 gene encoding uncharacterized protein LOC107802651 → MSSDGVGRGDKGGKGVSRLRVGSWNIENLTGKSIELAKILQKRKINIACVQETRCVGLKARDADGFKLWVSGRERDKNGVGILVDRDLTELVIEVRRVNDMLMAIKLVVGGSTLNMISATRIKWVWTRKLRGASGKNLTGGDFNGHIRATSGGYDGVHSGFGFGVRNGGGTSLLDYAKAFDLVIANSCFTKKGEALGYIPEFVVQDSN, encoded by the exons ATGTCCTCAGATGGGGTGGGGAGGGGGGACAAAGGGGGCAAGGGAGTCTCTAGGCTAAGAGTGGGGTCCTGGAACATAGAAAATTTGACAGGGAAGTCTATAGAGTTAGCGAAGATCCTCCAGAAGAGGAAGATCAACATAgcttgtgtccaggagactagatGTGTGGGTTTGAAGGCTCGAGATGCTGATGGGTTTAAATTGTGGGTCTCAGGACGCGAGAGGGATAAGAATGGGGTAGGTATCTTAGTTGACAGGGATCTTACGGAGCTAGTGATAGAAGTTAGGAGGGTGAACGACATGCTGATGGCTATTAAGCTGGTTGTGGGAGGGTCTACTTTAAATATGATTAGTGCTACGCGCATTAAGTGGGTTTGGACGAGGAAATTAAGAGGCGCTTCTGGGAAGAATTTGACAG gaggggatttcaatggtcacATTAGGGCGACATCTGGGGGGTATGACGGCGTACATAGCGGCTTTGGCTTTGGAGTtaggaacggaggaggtacttCGTTATTGGACTATGCTAAAGCCTTTGATTTGGTGATTGCCAACTCGTGTTTTACAAAAAAGGGAGAAGCACTTGgttacattccggagtttgttgTCCAAGACTCAAATTGA
- the LOC142179933 gene encoding uncharacterized protein LOC142179933 has protein sequence MWTTTAKCIRVVAREVLGVSKGFFGGHKGDWWWSEEVQDKVEAKQAAYLTLIESMDEEAKRMNMEGYRRAKKEAKLAVIAAKTAAFGHLYEELRVLEHRNFDREIYRVIKDPLEEEDQHSLCPGD, from the coding sequence ATGTGGACCACGACAGCGAAGTGTATTAGAGTAGTTGCGAGAGAagtgttaggggtctcgaaggGTTTCTTTGGCGGCCACAAAGGTGACTGGTGGTGGAGTGAGGAGGTACAAGATAAAGTGGAAGCCAAGCAAGCGGCGTACTTGACGCTTATAGAGAGCATGGATGAGGAGGCGAAGAGGATGAACATGGAGGGGTATAGGAGGGCTAAGAAGGAGGCGAAGTTAGCGGTTATTGCGGCTAAGACTGCGGCATTTGGGCATTTGTATGAAGAACTTAGGGTCCTGGAACATAGGAACTTTGACAGGGAAATCTATAGAGTTATCAAAGATCCTCTAGAAGAGGAAGATCAACATAgcttgtgtccaggagactag